A window of Oncorhynchus tshawytscha isolate Ot180627B linkage group LG10, Otsh_v2.0, whole genome shotgun sequence contains these coding sequences:
- the LOC112247438 gene encoding protein-glutamine gamma-glutamyltransferase K-like, with the protein MPGDRSTASGSVVGRFHGVAQTTVQITNQKEAESNSKKQGGCRGWFQKMCPCCCRRQSSSYDITDTVITDDGVKPATLPEPPQPHTGDNELEELMLSVRSVDLLSSTTGQNRLEHHTNLYHGNELIIRRGQTFQMELELSRPFNSNTDKLHLELKTGPVPMVSKGTHIIIKLVEELEDHSWEAKIVKQNGNRIKLSVNSHPKAVIGQYKLTVMVKCPKQEVAVTHDPSKDVVMLFNPWCEVDTVYMDDEEEKKEYVLNDIGRLYYGTEKQIGARTWNYGQFLEGMLEACLYVLEKSEIPPSGRGDSVNVVRVISAMINSPDDNGVLAGNWSGNYVGGVSPTAWSGSVDILMKYHKEGGQPVKYGQCWVFSGITTTVLRCLGIPCRSVTNFQSAHDTDVSLTTDVYLDENMEPLDHLNSDSVWNFHVWNDCWMSRPDLPPGMGGWQALDSTPQETSQGTFRCGPASVTAIRTGQVYHKYDTPFVFAEVNSDKIYWQRNLDGTFTQIHSEKKAVGHFISTKAVGSDERADITHLYKHTEESEEERIAVETASRYGTRPDVYSTPMAKDVSVEVKMEGEGPRMGEDAQLTIVVTNLSSQPRRTTLHSQVAVMYYTGVLKGTVQKNKLPVELMPNEVKTMQWVLPYQSYQNQLVDQAALMLTLSGRVSETQQVLATQTNFRLRTPDLNIEPEGDAVVGKEMAAKITFTNPLPHKLRGVVFRVEGLGLQKVREVVVGDVGSHSTVTLTEHFIPTQAGPRKLVAALDCKQLTQVHGVADIDVQNQ; encoded by the exons ATGCCAGGAGACCGGTCGACGGCGAGTGGCTCTGTTGTGGGCCGTTTCCATGGCGTCGCCCAAACCACAGTGCAGATAACCAACCAGAAGGAGGCGGAGTCTAATTCTAAGAAGCAGGGAGGCTGTCGCGGTTGGTTTCAGAAGATGTGCCCCTGCTGCTGTCGACGCCAGAGCAGCTCGTATGACATCACAGACACTGTCATCACGGATGACGGGGTGAAACCAGCCACGCTCCCCGAGCCTCCTCAGCCCCACACTGGAGACAATGAGCTGGAAG AACTGATGTTGTCGGTGCGCTCGGTGGATCTACTGAGCTCTACGACGGGTCAGAACCGCCTGGAGCATCACACCAACCTTTACCATGGCAATGAGCTCATCATCCGACGTGGCCAGACGTTCCAGATGGAACTGGAGCTGTCGCGACCTTTCAACTCCAACACAGACAAACTCCACCTGGAGCTCAAGACAG GACCCGTCCCCATGGTGTCTAAGGGCACACACATCATAATTAAATTGGTGGAGGAACTGGAGGACCACAGCTGGGAGGCTAAGATCGTGAAGCAGAACGGCAACAGGATCAAGCTGTCTGTAAACTCGCATCCCAAAGCCGTGATTGGCCAGTACAAGCTCACTGTGATGGTGAAGTGCCCTAAGCAGGAGGTGGCCGTCACACACGACCCCAGCAAAGACGTCGTCATGCTGTTCAACCCATGGTGTGAAG ttGACACAGTGTACATGGATgacgaggaggagaagaaggagtaTGTGCTGAATGACATAGGAAGACTCTACTACGGTACAGAGAAACAGATTGGAGCTCGCACATGGAACTATGGACAG TTCCTTGAGGGGATGCTTGAGGCCTGTCTCTATGTGCTGGAGAAGAGTGAGATCCCTCCGTCTGGTAGAGGAGATTCTGTCAACGTGGTCAGAGTCATATCTGCCATG ATCAACTCCCCAGATGACAATGGGGTCCTGGCAGGAAACTGGTCAGGGAACTATGTGGGAGGAGTTTCCCCTACAGCCTGGAGTGGCAGTGTGGACATTCTGATGAAATACCACAAGGAGGGAGGCCAGCCTGTCAAATACGGACAGTGCTGGGTCTTCTCTGGCATTACcaccacag tgcTCAGGTGTCTGGGTATACCGTGTCGTAGTGTAACAAACTTCCAGTCTGCCCACGACACAGATGTCTCACTCACAACAGACGTGTATCTGGATGAGAATATGGAGCCGCTGGACCACCTCAACTCTGACTCTGTTTG GAACTTCCATGTATGGAACGACTGTTGGATGTCCAGGCCAGACCTTCCTCCTGGTATGGGTGGCTGGCAGGCACTAGACTCCACCCCCCAGGAGACCAGCCAGGGGACCTTCCGCTGTGGCCCCGCCTCTGTCACCGCCATCCGCACCGGCCAGGTCTACCACAAATATGACACGCCCTTCGTCTTCGCTGAG GTGAACAGTGATAAGATCTACTGGCAGAGGAACCTGGACGGTACCTTCACTCAGATCCACAGTGAGAAGAAGGCTGTGGGACACTTCATCAGCACCAAAGCTGTGGGCTCTGATGAGCGCGCTGACATCACACACCTGTACAAACACACCGAAG AATCAGAGGAAGAACGCATTGCTGTGGAGACGGCCAGTCGCTATGGCACCAGGCCTGATGTGTACTCCACGCCGATGGCGAAGGACGTGAGCGTGGAGGtgaagatggagggggaggggcctCGTATGGGGGAGGATGCCCAGCTGACCATCGTGGTGACCAACCTGAGCTCCCAGCCGCGCAGAACCACGCTCCACAGCCAGGTGGCCGTCATGTACTACACCGGGGTGCTGAAGGGAACCGTCCAGAAAAACAAACTGCCTGTGGAACTCATGCCCAATGAAG tgAAGACCATGCAGTGGGTCCTACCCTACCAGAGCTACCAGAACCAGTTGGTGGACCAGGCTGCTCTGATGCTGACTCTGTCTGGACGGGTCTCTGAGACCCAGCAGGTCCTTGCCACTCAGACCAACTTCCGGCTCCGCACACCGGACCTCAACATCGAG CCTGAAGGGGATGCGGTGGTGGGTAAGGAGATGGCAGCCAAGATCACGTTCACCAACCCTCTGCCACATAAACTGAGGGGTGTGGTGTTTAGGGTGGAGGGACTGGGCCTGCAGAAGGTCCGCGAGGTGGTTGTGGG tgATGTTGGAAGCCATTCCACGGTGACTCTGACAGAACACTTCATCCCTACCCAGGCTGGGCCCAGGAAGTTGGTAGCGGCTCTGGACTGTAAACAGCTGACACAGGTGCACGGCGTTGCTGACATCGACGTCCAGAACCAATGA
- the abhd4 gene encoding (Lyso)-N-acylphosphatidylethanolamine lipase translates to MDPTVAPMQHETETEPYSGWGWWPSWRPTSMSLLKSTEAKILSCIQNEVWSRFVTLPNQDRIWTLTLTNKTPHKPLEQAPKKTPLVMVHGFGGGVGLWIRNLDALSHSRPVYAFDLLGFGRSSRPPFPTDAALAEEQFVNSMERWRESVGLENMILLGHSLGGYLATSYAIQHPSRVSHLILVDPWGFPEHPQPGVETQAGQGPEVVKRPPLPRWVKAVASVVSLFNPLAVIRAAGPWGPGLVNRLRPDFKRKFEDLFDDDTMTEYIYHCNAQTPSGEVGFRAMSESLGWAKRPMLQRVHLLPPSMPLTMLYGSRSWVDSASGDNVAQIRVQTATRTVMIEDASHHVYADQPMEFNRVVQNICNDVD, encoded by the exons ATGGATCCCACAGTAGCGCCAATGCAACACGAAACTGAGACAGA gccaTACTCTGGGTGGGGCTGGTGGCCTTCCTGGCGTCCGACTTCCATGTCCCTCCTGAAGAGCACAGAGGCCAAGATCCTCTCCT gtatacAGAATGAAGTGTGGTCCAGGTTTGTCACGTTACCCAACCAGGACAGGATCTGGACCCTCACGTTGACCAACAAGACCCCCCACAAACCTCTTGAGCAAG cCCCTAAGAAGACTCCTCTGGTGATGGTCCATGGGTTTGGCGGAGGAGTGGGTCTGTGGATTCGTAACCTGGATGCTCTGAGTCACTCTCGGCCCGTCTACGCCTTCGACCTCCTGGGGTTTGGCCGGAGCTCCCGACCCCCCTTCCCCACAGATGCTGCCCTGGCCGAGGAGCAGTTTGTCAACTCCATGGAGCGTTGGAGGGAGTCTGTAGGCCTGGAGAACATGATTTTACTGGGACACAGTCTAGGGGGATACCTGGCAACATCTTACGCCATCCAGCACCCTTCTAG GGTGAGTCACCTGATCCTGGTGGACCCGTGGGGTTTCCCTGAACACCCACAGCCAGGGGTGGAGACCCAGGCGGGCCAGGGGCCAGAAGTTGTGAAGAGGCCGCCCCTGCCACGCTGGGTCAAGGCTGTGGCCTCAGTCGTCTCACTGTTCAACCCTCTGGCTGTCATCAGAGCAGCAGGTCCATGGG GTCCAGGGTTGGTAAATAGATTGCGTCCAGATTTCAAGAGGAAATTTGAGGACTTGTTTGATGATGACACCATGACCGAGTACATCTACCACTGTAATGCTCAGACCCCTAG TGGGGAGGTAGGCTTCAGGGCCATGTCAGAGTCCCTGGGCTGGGCCAAGAGGCCCATGCTACAGCGGGTTCACCTGCTGCCCCCCTCCATGCCTCTTACCATGCTATACGGTTCACGCTCCTGGGTGGACAGCGCCTCAGGGGACAACGTGGCCCAGATTAGGGTCCAGACAGCCACACGCACTGTG aTGATAGAAGATGCGTCTCACCATGTATATGCTGACCAACCAATGGAGTTCAACAGAGTGGTCCAGAACATATGTAACGATGTAGACTGA
- the LOC112247434 gene encoding C-X-C chemokine receptor type 4-like, which yields MSYYEHFVISESDNDYNDTSSGFGSGLGDFGTGFEEPCDRELLSPSVQRIFLPVVYGFIFTLGITGNGLVVFVLGCQRKARLSLTDRYRLHLSAADLLFVLALPFWAVDAALGDWRVGAVMCVGVHVIYTVNLYGSVLILAFISLDRYLAVVKATVTSTTHTRQLLAHRLVYAGAWLPAGLLAIPDMVFARTQEAGEGEMVCTRLYPPENAPLWVSLFHLQTVLVGLVVPGLVLLVCYCVIVSRLTRGPLGGQRQKRRAVRTTVALVLCFFLCWLPYCIGIAVDALLRLELIPRGCTLESGLGVWLAVSEPMAYAHCCLNPLLYAFLGVGFKSSARRALTLTRTSSLKIVPRRRTGAMTSTTTESESSSLHSS from the exons ATGTCCTATTATGAG cactttgtgatatcagAATCGGATAATGACTACAATGACACAAGTTCCGGTTTTGGTTCTGGCTTGGGGGATTTCGGCACTGGATTTGAGGAGCCGTGTGACCGTGAGCTGCTGAGCCCAAGTGTGCAGCGTATCTTCCTCCCGGTGGTGTACGGCTTCATCTTCACCCTGGGGATCACTGGGAACGGCCTGGTGGTGTTCGTACTGGGCTGCCAGCGGAAGGCCCGTCTAAGCCTAACGGACCGCTACCGGCTGCACCTCTCCGCTGCTGACCTGCTCTTCGTTCTGGCACTGCCCTTCTGGGCTGTAGATGCTGCGCTCGGGGACTGGCGAGTCGGAGCGGTCATGTGCGTGGGCGTGCACGTCATCTACACAGTGAACCTATATGGCAGTGTGCTGATCCTAGCCTTCATCAGTCTGGACCGCTACCTTGCAGTGGTCAAAGCCACGGTAACCAGCACCACACACACCCGGCAGCTGCTGGCACACAGGCTGGTGTACGCTGGCGCCTGGCTGCCTGCTGGTCTCCTGGCCATCCCTGATATGGTGTTCGCTCGGACCCAGGAggcaggggagggggagatggtgtGCACGAGGCTCTACCCGCCGGAGAACGCCCCACTGTGGGTGTCCCTGTTCCACCTGCAGACTGTGCTGGTGGGGCTGGTGGTGCCGGGCCTGGTGCTGCTGGTGTGTTACTGCGTGATTGTGTCCAGGCTGACCCGGGGGCCGTTGGGGGgccagagacagaagaggagggcGGTGCGGACCACTGTAGCTCTGgttctctgtttcttcctctgcTGGCTGCCGTACTGCATTGGCATCGCCGTGGATGCTCTCCTCCGCTTGGAGCTGATCCCTCGAGGCTGTACGCTGGAGTCAGGCCTGGGGGTGTGGTTAGCGGTGTCTGAACCAATGGCGTACGCTCACTGCTGCTTGAATCCACTGCTCTATGCGTTCCTTGGAGTGGGGTTCAAGAGTTCTGCTCGCCGCGCCCTCACACTTACACGCACCTCCAGCCTGAAGATTGTCCCACGTAGACGAACAGGCGCCATGACGTCCACAACGACAGAGTCAGAGTCATCTAGTCTGCACTCCAGTTAA